The Kiritimatiellia bacterium genome has a window encoding:
- a CDS encoding FHA domain-containing protein — translation MILRFKRKDGAQVEFEIGDRPITIGRSPEADLVILDDKVSRLHCGIRLWDGDFVLKDLKSRNGTYVNGQRVETAKLHVGDRIRIGSCVFTVENEPGKGTETILRELAEEMAEGKGYSTMLKEIVEDASAPPAAPPPAEDAVEVVDEAPPAAKQAPETVIAPARRVVKVRVSPPHKGRSN, via the coding sequence ATGATCCTCAGGTTCAAACGCAAGGACGGCGCACAGGTGGAGTTTGAGATCGGCGACCGGCCGATCACGATCGGCCGCAGTCCAGAAGCGGATCTGGTGATTCTGGACGACAAGGTCTCGCGTCTGCACTGCGGCATTCGGTTGTGGGACGGCGACTTCGTGCTGAAGGACCTGAAGTCCCGCAACGGCACCTATGTGAACGGCCAGCGGGTGGAGACCGCAAAGTTGCACGTCGGCGATCGCATCCGGATCGGCTCCTGTGTGTTCACGGTGGAGAACGAGCCGGGCAAGGGCACCGAAACCATCCTCCGGGAGCTTGCTGAGGAGATGGCGGAGGGCAAGGGTTACTCGACGATGCTGAAAGAAATCGTCGAGGATGCGTCGGCGCCCCCCGCGGCACCGCCGCCGGCCGAAGACGCGGTAGAAGTCGTTGATGAAGCCCCGCCGGCCGCCAAGCAGGCGCCGGAGACCGTGATCGCGCCGGCCCGCCGAGTGGTCAAGGTGCGCGTTTCCCCTCCGCACAAGGGCCGGAGCAACTGA